One Kitasatospora sp. MAP12-44 DNA segment encodes these proteins:
- a CDS encoding phosphopantetheine-binding protein: MTTTEQEVLAEITAMLATVLEEYGLDDAEVTMESRFTQDLELESIDLVTLAGQLQERWGGRINFAEFIAGMELDEIIGLTVGRLVHHVVGRLQSAERS, encoded by the coding sequence GTGACCACCACCGAACAGGAGGTTCTCGCCGAGATCACCGCCATGCTGGCCACCGTCCTGGAGGAGTACGGCCTCGACGACGCCGAGGTGACGATGGAGTCCCGGTTCACCCAGGACCTCGAACTGGAGAGCATCGACCTGGTCACGCTGGCCGGGCAGCTCCAGGAGCGCTGGGGCGGGCGGATCAACTTCGCCGAGTTCATCGCGGGCATGGAGCTCGACGAGATCATCGGGCTGACGGTGGGCCGCCTGGTGCACCACGTGGTGGGCCGCCTGCAGAGCGCCGAGCGGAGCTGA
- a CDS encoding alpha/beta hydrolase has translation MAFLDLDGRRCHVQRLGPRDGRPPAATAVLLHGLLTDSLASYYFTLAPALAAAGVEVLMYDHRGHGRSGRPATGYRLEHFTDDLEALLDRLELTGPLHLLGNSFGGTVAFSLAARRPEQVASILAIESEPASPAWAVKLDGILREAERHLVAEESLAWVAQHRGAHTARLARSAGTLLVGTTLARDIPASRLPSPDELRAIRCPVLAVYGTRSDLAPQAAWLEGLLPDCRSTFVPDQEHSVLIEEPETVRRLAFDWLRENGARLVPQAEGSLR, from the coding sequence ATGGCCTTCCTCGACCTCGACGGCCGGCGCTGCCACGTGCAGCGCCTGGGCCCGCGCGACGGCCGGCCGCCCGCCGCGACCGCCGTCCTGCTGCACGGGCTGCTCACCGACAGCCTGGCCAGCTACTACTTCACCCTGGCCCCCGCGCTGGCCGCCGCCGGGGTGGAGGTGCTGATGTACGACCACCGCGGCCACGGCCGCAGCGGGCGGCCCGCCACCGGCTACCGCCTGGAGCACTTCACCGATGACCTGGAGGCCCTGCTGGACCGGCTGGAGCTGACCGGACCCCTGCACCTGCTCGGCAACTCCTTCGGCGGCACGGTGGCGTTCAGCCTCGCGGCCAGGCGCCCCGAGCAGGTCGCGAGCATCCTCGCCATCGAGTCCGAGCCGGCCTCGCCGGCCTGGGCGGTCAAGCTGGACGGCATCCTGCGCGAGGCCGAGCGGCACCTGGTGGCGGAGGAGTCGCTGGCCTGGGTCGCCCAGCACCGCGGCGCGCACACCGCCAGGCTGGCCCGTTCGGCCGGCACGCTGCTGGTCGGCACCACGCTGGCGCGCGACATCCCCGCCAGCCGCCTGCCCTCGCCGGACGAGCTGCGCGCGATCCGCTGCCCGGTGCTGGCCGTCTACGGGACGCGCTCCGACCTCGCCCCGCAGGCGGCCTGGTTGGAGGGGCTGCTGCCCGACTGCCGCAGCACCTTCGTCCCCGACCAGGAGCACTCCGTGCTGATCGAGGAGCCGGAGACGGTCCGCCGACTCGCCTTCGACTGGCTGCGCGAGAACGGCGCGCGGCTGGTCCCGCAGGCCGAGGGGAGTCTGCGGTGA
- a CDS encoding nucleotide disphospho-sugar-binding domain-containing protein, whose protein sequence is MSRFLFVVPPLVGHLNPAVAVAAELAARGHSIGWAGVPELIAQLAGPAAEVHPCAVSAGGPDGPAQRPPELRGPAALKFLWEDFLIPLAEAMAPGVTAAVARFRPDVLVVDQQAVAGALVAERLGLPWATSATTSAEFTGALDGMPLVDAWIAGLLADLRTRIGDPRGSADPRFSPHLILAFTTPELAGSVAAPPGPLRFVGPAMTPRPGGPAFPWSRLDPDRATVLVTLGTVNTDAGSAFLSACEQSLRARSARLQAVVVDPGGVLGDRDPADPDIVVQPRVPQLDLLARAAAVICHAGHNTVCEALWHGVPLVVAPIRDDQPVVAGQVVAAGAGVRVRFGRTSADRLGQALDTVLDDPAHQGAARRVGASFRAAGGAARAADHLEELTARSPR, encoded by the coding sequence GTGAGCCGGTTCCTCTTCGTCGTCCCGCCGCTGGTCGGCCATCTGAACCCGGCCGTCGCCGTCGCCGCCGAGCTGGCCGCTCGCGGGCACTCGATCGGCTGGGCCGGCGTGCCCGAGCTGATCGCCCAACTCGCGGGCCCGGCAGCCGAAGTGCACCCCTGTGCGGTCTCCGCCGGCGGCCCCGACGGCCCGGCGCAGCGCCCACCGGAGCTGCGCGGGCCGGCGGCGTTGAAGTTCCTCTGGGAGGACTTCCTGATCCCGCTCGCCGAGGCGATGGCCCCCGGCGTGACGGCGGCGGTGGCCCGCTTCCGCCCGGACGTGCTGGTGGTGGACCAGCAGGCGGTGGCCGGCGCGCTGGTCGCCGAACGCCTCGGCCTGCCCTGGGCCACCTCCGCGACGACCTCGGCGGAGTTCACCGGCGCGCTGGACGGCATGCCGCTGGTGGACGCCTGGATCGCCGGGCTGCTCGCCGACCTGCGCACCCGGATCGGCGACCCGCGCGGCAGCGCCGATCCGCGCTTCTCACCGCACCTGATCCTCGCCTTCACCACCCCCGAGCTGGCCGGTTCGGTTGCCGCGCCCCCCGGCCCGCTCCGCTTCGTGGGCCCGGCGATGACGCCCCGTCCCGGCGGGCCGGCCTTTCCGTGGAGCCGCCTTGATCCCGACCGCGCCACGGTGCTGGTCACCCTCGGAACCGTCAACACCGACGCGGGCAGCGCCTTCCTGAGCGCCTGCGAGCAGTCGCTGCGGGCCCGTTCGGCCCGGCTGCAGGCCGTCGTCGTCGACCCCGGCGGGGTCCTGGGCGACCGGGATCCAGCCGACCCCGACATCGTGGTGCAGCCCCGCGTACCGCAGCTGGACCTGCTCGCCCGCGCTGCCGCCGTCATCTGCCACGCCGGCCACAACACGGTCTGCGAGGCCCTGTGGCACGGCGTGCCGCTGGTCGTCGCCCCGATCCGGGACGACCAACCGGTGGTGGCCGGCCAGGTGGTCGCCGCCGGCGCCGGCGTCCGGGTGCGCTTCGGACGCACCAGCGCGGACCGGCTCGGCCAGGCGCTGGACACGGTCCTGGACGACCCCGCCCACCAGGGCGCGGCACGTCGCGTCGGCGCCTCCTTCCGCGCGGCGGGTGGCGCGGCCCGCGCCGCCGACCACCTCGAAGAGCTGACCGCCAGGAGCCCCCGATGA
- a CDS encoding class I SAM-dependent methyltransferase codes for MTTTSSSSAVAALRPGYQAELADGTAKFFHQRRTDCPWCGSGRLALRLRTTDLLQHKPGEFLLDECQDCAHVFQNPQLNGTGLEFYYRDFYDGLGEQRLGGVFATRTAAYRSRARSVTPFDAAPASWLDVGTGHGHFCETARETFPGTSFDGLDLSEGAELAQRNGRLANGFRGAFPDLAPELAGRYDVVSMFHYLEHSTDPARELTAARQALRPGGLLLIEVPDPRSRFARLLGRWWLPWLQPQHLHLMPAANLRQRLGELGFTVLLEQHGEAHDPVDLLAACWLLLDALAPSEDAPWRAGRPPGRVRRALRGACFLAGAPVLLLAALADRLLAPLAGRTGLANAYRLLARRP; via the coding sequence ATGACCACGACCAGCAGCAGTAGCGCGGTCGCCGCCCTGCGGCCCGGCTACCAGGCCGAACTGGCCGACGGCACCGCCAAGTTCTTCCACCAGCGACGAACCGACTGCCCCTGGTGCGGCAGCGGCCGGCTGGCCCTCCGGCTGCGCACCACCGACCTGCTGCAGCACAAGCCGGGCGAGTTCCTGCTGGACGAGTGCCAGGACTGCGCACACGTCTTCCAGAACCCCCAACTGAACGGCACCGGGCTGGAGTTCTACTACCGCGACTTCTACGACGGCCTGGGGGAGCAGCGGTTGGGCGGCGTCTTTGCGACCCGCACCGCCGCCTACCGCAGCCGGGCCCGCTCGGTGACCCCGTTCGACGCCGCGCCGGCCAGCTGGCTGGACGTCGGCACCGGGCACGGGCACTTCTGCGAGACCGCCCGCGAGACCTTCCCCGGCACCTCCTTCGACGGCCTGGACCTCAGTGAGGGAGCTGAACTTGCCCAGCGCAACGGCCGGTTGGCCAACGGGTTCCGCGGCGCCTTCCCCGACCTGGCACCCGAGCTGGCCGGGCGCTACGACGTGGTCAGTATGTTCCACTACCTGGAGCACAGCACCGACCCGGCACGGGAGTTGACCGCCGCCCGGCAGGCGCTGCGCCCCGGCGGGCTGCTGCTGATCGAGGTGCCCGACCCGCGCAGCCGCTTCGCCCGCCTGCTGGGGCGCTGGTGGCTGCCCTGGCTGCAGCCCCAGCACCTGCACCTGATGCCCGCGGCCAACCTGCGGCAGCGGCTGGGCGAACTGGGCTTCACCGTCCTGCTGGAGCAGCACGGCGAGGCCCACGACCCGGTCGACCTGCTGGCCGCCTGCTGGCTGCTGCTGGACGCGCTCGCGCCGAGCGAGGACGCGCCCTGGCGGGCCGGCAGGCCGCCGGGACGGGTGCGGCGGGCCCTGCGCGGCGCGTGCTTCCTGGCCGGCGCGCCCGTCCTGCTGCTCGCGGCCCTCGCCGACCGCCTGCTCGCGCCGCTCGCCGGCCGCACGGGCCTCGCCAACGCCTACCGGCTGCTCGCCCGCCGCCCCTGA